One window from the genome of Jiangella alba encodes:
- a CDS encoding LCP family protein: MTTAARPPDPRRVRARREAMAALRAQRAEAARFRRSVTLVAMSVVAPGSAQLIAGHRKTGKIALGIYGGLIGVLLLVLWLVPLQDLAGLAVRPWLLTAFKLLAFGVAGAWIVLLLDAWRLGHPPGLSQKHRLIMIGATLALAAMVSTPFFVAARYATAAHDAVVEMFPSGQVAAASDGRLNILLLGVDAGDGRVGVRPDSINLVSIDVRTGEPAMISLPRNLENARFPDGTPADAEFPRGFSGDGDESDYMLNATWTFGEENPELFEGPSGPGPTAVKQAVEGTLGVPVHYYVAVDLQGFRDIIDAIGGITIRVNEELPIGDKGKVLEPGLQELDGYHALWYARSREGSSDYARMARQRCVIGALVNQADPQTVLSNFVELADASKSVITTDIPRQDLANLVDLALKAKDEEITSLQFVPPLIVPADPDIGLIHDEVDALLSGDAKPAPSETASEEPSDPPADEPAEEAPAEESTDEPTDEPTDDGAQDEEDEETEEQTPVEMSSVCSYE; the protein is encoded by the coding sequence ATGACGACAGCGGCACGTCCGCCGGATCCACGGCGGGTGCGGGCCCGCCGCGAAGCCATGGCAGCGCTACGGGCCCAGCGGGCCGAGGCGGCGCGGTTCCGCCGATCGGTGACGCTGGTCGCAATGTCCGTCGTCGCCCCCGGAAGCGCGCAGCTGATCGCGGGGCACAGGAAGACCGGCAAGATCGCGCTGGGGATCTACGGCGGGCTGATCGGCGTCCTGCTGCTGGTGCTGTGGCTGGTGCCGCTGCAGGACCTCGCCGGGCTGGCCGTCCGGCCGTGGCTGCTGACGGCGTTCAAGCTGCTCGCGTTCGGCGTCGCGGGCGCGTGGATCGTGCTGCTGCTGGACGCGTGGCGGCTCGGCCACCCGCCGGGGCTGAGCCAGAAGCACCGGCTGATCATGATCGGCGCGACGCTCGCGCTGGCGGCCATGGTGTCGACGCCGTTCTTCGTGGCCGCCCGGTACGCGACGGCCGCGCACGACGCCGTCGTCGAGATGTTCCCGTCCGGGCAGGTGGCGGCCGCGAGCGACGGCCGGCTCAACATCCTGCTGCTCGGCGTCGACGCCGGTGACGGGCGGGTCGGCGTGCGGCCGGACAGCATCAACCTGGTCTCCATCGACGTCCGCACCGGCGAGCCGGCGATGATCAGCCTGCCGCGCAACCTCGAGAACGCCCGGTTCCCCGACGGCACGCCCGCCGACGCCGAGTTCCCGCGCGGCTTCTCCGGCGACGGCGACGAGTCCGACTACATGCTGAACGCGACGTGGACCTTCGGCGAGGAGAACCCGGAGCTGTTCGAGGGCCCGTCCGGCCCCGGCCCGACCGCCGTCAAGCAGGCCGTCGAGGGCACCCTCGGCGTGCCGGTGCACTACTACGTGGCCGTCGACCTGCAGGGCTTCCGCGACATCATCGACGCGATCGGCGGCATCACCATCAGGGTGAACGAGGAACTGCCGATCGGCGACAAGGGCAAGGTGCTCGAGCCCGGGCTGCAGGAGCTGGACGGCTACCACGCGCTCTGGTACGCGCGGTCCCGCGAGGGCTCGTCCGACTACGCGCGCATGGCCCGGCAGCGCTGCGTCATCGGCGCGCTGGTCAACCAGGCCGACCCGCAGACCGTGCTGTCGAACTTCGTCGAGCTGGCCGACGCGTCGAAGTCGGTCATCACCACCGACATCCCGCGCCAGGACCTCGCCAACCTCGTCGACCTCGCGCTCAAGGCGAAGGACGAGGAGATCACCTCGCTGCAGTTCGTGCCGCCGCTGATCGTGCCGGCCGACCCGGACATCGGGCTCATCCACGACGAGGTCGACGCGCTGCTGTCCGGCGACGCGAAGCCGGCGCCGTCGGAGACGGCTTCCGAGGAGCCGTCCGACCCGCCCGCCGACGAGCCGGCGGAGGAAGCGCCGGCGGAGGAGTCGACCGACGAGCCGACGGACGAGCCGACGGACGACGGCGCGCAGGACGAGGAGGACGAGGAGACCGAGGAGCAGACGCCGGTCGAGATGTCGTCGGTGTGCTCCTACGAGTGA
- a CDS encoding glycosyltransferase family 2 protein, with amino-acid sequence MNAADPTPSGRPVAPDERVWPAVSVIMPVLDEERHLAEAVAGVLAQEYPGELELLLALGPSRDRTDEIARELAAADPRVRLVANPAGRTPAGLNAALGAARHGVVVRVDGHGVLSDHYIRTAVAELERTGAANVGGIMNAEGQTDFERAVAWAYTSPFGLGGAKFHLGGQAGPADTVYLGVFRREVLDRLGGFDEHFVRAQDWELNYRIRAAGETVWFTPDLVVSYRPRPNLRALARQFLKTGQWRREVVRRYPDTANVRYLAAPAVTVAVAAGTVAGLAGLVGPSWLLIGWLAPAGYAVGVTGAALLAGRGLPAKARAWLPPVLATMHLTWGAGFILGSRDAARSRRADRDAAAAGGPAT; translated from the coding sequence ATGAACGCCGCCGATCCCACCCCTTCCGGCCGGCCGGTCGCGCCCGACGAGCGCGTGTGGCCGGCCGTCTCGGTCATCATGCCCGTGCTCGACGAGGAGCGGCACCTGGCCGAGGCCGTCGCCGGTGTGCTGGCCCAGGAGTACCCGGGCGAGCTGGAGCTGCTGCTGGCGCTCGGCCCGTCCCGCGACCGCACCGACGAGATCGCCCGCGAGCTGGCCGCCGCCGACCCCCGGGTGCGGCTGGTCGCCAACCCGGCCGGGCGCACCCCCGCCGGGCTGAACGCGGCGCTCGGCGCCGCGCGGCACGGCGTCGTCGTGCGGGTCGACGGCCACGGCGTGCTGTCCGACCACTACATCCGCACCGCCGTCGCCGAGCTGGAGCGCACCGGCGCGGCCAACGTCGGCGGCATCATGAACGCCGAGGGGCAGACCGACTTCGAGCGGGCCGTCGCCTGGGCGTACACGTCGCCGTTCGGGCTGGGCGGGGCGAAGTTCCACCTCGGCGGGCAGGCCGGCCCCGCCGACACCGTCTACCTGGGGGTGTTCCGGCGCGAGGTGCTCGACCGCCTCGGCGGCTTCGACGAGCACTTCGTCCGCGCCCAGGACTGGGAGCTGAACTACCGCATCCGGGCGGCCGGCGAGACCGTGTGGTTCACGCCCGACCTCGTCGTCAGCTACCGGCCGCGGCCGAACCTGCGCGCGCTGGCCCGGCAGTTCCTCAAGACCGGCCAGTGGCGGCGCGAGGTGGTCCGCCGCTATCCCGACACCGCGAACGTCCGTTACCTCGCCGCACCCGCCGTCACGGTCGCCGTCGCCGCCGGGACGGTGGCCGGGCTGGCCGGCCTGGTGGGGCCGTCGTGGCTGCTGATCGGCTGGCTGGCGCCGGCCGGGTACGCCGTGGGCGTCACCGGCGCGGCACTGCTGGCCGGCCGCGGGCTGCCGGCGAAGGCGCGCGCCTGGCTGCCGCCCGTCCTCGCGACGATGCACCTGACCTGGGGCGCCGGGTTCATCCTGGGGTCCCGCGACGCCGCCCGGTCGCGGCGCGCCGACCGCGACGCCGCGGCCGCGGGAGGACCGGCGACGTGA
- a CDS encoding glycosyltransferase: MNVLMLVQSPVAGDSRVLREAATLTAEGHAVHIVGRDVPDGFDPGDGVTVESVTRSRGMRPPGTPRGAALASSSGPKTVLRRSGRWLLLPEHRERTERRWRDDAARLLAGRPAHDVVHAHDYNTLALGADLARRWSARLVYDSHELWFDRGLPGRPTPVARWRGRRKETALAGQARVVLTVSEGIAARLRGRGLPDVRVVRNTFPLADHEPPELPATPAGFAYAGRIGPGRDLEAVVGAAARLPSLRTVVAGPADPGYRLDTTGVEVLPPMSLPAVDTLYQEVGVAVVTLTDTCLNHRLALPNKLFHAVRAGVPVVAANLPELHSFVLRYGLGRLYTPGDASSLATAVEAVASDYTGYVEAVRKARQELAWEHDSRVLADAYANLGTA, from the coding sequence GTGAACGTCCTGATGCTCGTGCAGTCACCGGTGGCCGGCGACTCGCGGGTGCTCCGGGAGGCCGCCACCCTGACGGCCGAGGGGCACGCCGTGCACATCGTCGGCCGCGACGTCCCCGACGGCTTCGACCCCGGCGACGGCGTCACCGTCGAGTCGGTGACGCGGTCGCGCGGCATGCGCCCACCCGGCACCCCGCGCGGCGCCGCGCTGGCGTCGTCGTCCGGGCCCAAGACGGTGCTGCGCCGGTCCGGGCGGTGGCTGCTGCTGCCCGAGCACCGCGAGCGCACCGAGCGGCGCTGGCGTGACGACGCCGCCCGGCTGCTGGCCGGCCGGCCGGCCCACGACGTCGTGCACGCCCACGACTACAACACGCTGGCGCTCGGCGCCGACCTCGCCCGGCGGTGGTCCGCCCGGCTGGTCTACGACAGCCACGAGCTGTGGTTCGACCGCGGACTGCCAGGCCGGCCCACGCCGGTGGCGCGGTGGCGCGGACGGCGCAAGGAGACCGCGCTGGCCGGGCAGGCCCGGGTGGTCCTGACCGTCAGCGAGGGCATCGCGGCCCGGCTGCGCGGGCGCGGCCTGCCCGACGTCCGGGTCGTCCGCAACACCTTCCCGCTGGCCGACCACGAGCCGCCGGAGCTGCCCGCCACCCCCGCCGGGTTCGCCTACGCCGGGCGCATCGGCCCTGGCCGCGACCTCGAGGCCGTGGTCGGCGCCGCCGCCCGGCTGCCGTCGCTGCGCACCGTCGTCGCCGGACCGGCCGACCCCGGCTACCGCCTCGACACCACCGGCGTCGAGGTGCTGCCGCCGATGTCGCTGCCCGCGGTCGACACCCTGTACCAGGAGGTGGGTGTGGCGGTGGTCACCCTCACCGACACCTGCCTGAACCACCGGCTGGCGCTGCCGAACAAGCTGTTCCACGCCGTCCGGGCCGGCGTTCCGGTGGTGGCGGCGAACCTCCCGGAACTCCATTCCTTCGTGCTCCGTTACGGTCTGGGCCGCCTCTACACGCCCGGCGACGCGTCGTCGCTGGCCACGGCCGTGGAGGCGGTCGCGTCCGATTACACTGGCTACGTCGAGGCGGTGCGCAAGGCACGGCAGGAACTGGCCTGGGAGCACGACTCCCGCGTACTCGCCGACGCGTACGCGAACCTGGGGACGGCGTGA
- a CDS encoding ABC transporter permease, with translation MNATRTDEDFTSSVHVYEPHRAGLPRLGPYIRTLWHRRQFAAEMSRSNIRAANTNTFFGQIWLVLNPLLLACVYYVLITILRGGDSSDAAERFVHLCAGLFAFYYFSGCLQTGASSVVGGGKLLLNMSFPRLLLPLSAVRTAFFRFLPTLIVYFPIHIAFGQPLRWEMLLAPVFLLLLTIFGAGAAMMFATLQVYFRDTASFLPYFVRMWLYLSPVLWFAEDAPERFKSLMIFNPLYSLLGGWTDLLVRGQIPDLSLWISGVAWAAAAAIVGSLFFMSREREFVVRL, from the coding sequence ATGAACGCCACTCGTACCGACGAGGATTTCACCTCGTCGGTGCACGTGTACGAGCCGCATCGGGCGGGGCTGCCCCGCCTCGGGCCGTACATCCGTACCCTGTGGCACCGCAGGCAGTTCGCCGCGGAGATGTCGCGGTCGAACATCCGGGCAGCGAACACCAACACGTTCTTCGGCCAGATCTGGCTGGTGCTCAACCCGCTGCTGCTGGCCTGCGTGTACTACGTGCTGATCACCATCCTGCGCGGCGGCGACAGCAGCGACGCGGCGGAGCGGTTCGTGCACCTGTGCGCCGGGCTGTTCGCCTTCTACTACTTCTCCGGCTGCCTGCAGACCGGAGCGTCCAGCGTGGTGGGCGGCGGCAAGCTGCTGCTGAACATGTCGTTCCCGCGGCTGCTGCTGCCGTTGTCGGCGGTGCGCACGGCGTTCTTCCGGTTCCTGCCCACGCTCATCGTGTACTTCCCCATCCACATCGCGTTCGGGCAGCCGCTGCGCTGGGAGATGTTGCTGGCGCCGGTGTTCCTGCTGCTGCTGACGATCTTCGGCGCGGGCGCGGCGATGATGTTCGCCACGCTGCAGGTGTACTTCCGCGACACCGCCAGCTTCCTGCCGTACTTCGTGCGCATGTGGCTGTACCTGTCGCCGGTGCTGTGGTTCGCCGAGGACGCCCCCGAGCGGTTCAAGTCGCTCATGATCTTCAACCCGCTGTACTCACTGCTGGGTGGCTGGACCGACCTGCTGGTCCGCGGGCAGATCCCGGACCTGTCGCTGTGGATCTCCGGCGTCGCCTGGGCGGCCGCCGCAGCCATCGTCGGCAGCCTGTTCTTCATGTCGAGGGAGCGCGAGTTTGTCGTCCGTCTCTGA
- a CDS encoding ABC transporter ATP-binding protein has protein sequence MTTTSATPDAVVVENVSLTYRTTFERVPTFKTAIVRFGRGERAVKEVQAVQDVSFSVPHGNAIGIIGANGAGKSTLMRMIAGILPPTKGRIQVNGRVSTLLSLGVGFNAALTGRENVVLGGLAAGLSRKEIQERYEEIADFAEIGEFIDMPMRTYSSGMFQRLAFSVAVHMDPDILLIDEALSAGDAKFKQKAAAKMKDLVTHARTMFLVSHALSSVRDLCNDAVWLHKGKLMMRGTPNEVIEAYNTFLKVGEDAFSLEDL, from the coding sequence GTGACCACCACATCGGCCACGCCTGATGCCGTCGTCGTCGAGAACGTCTCGCTGACGTACCGCACCACGTTCGAGCGTGTCCCGACGTTCAAGACGGCGATCGTGCGGTTCGGCCGCGGCGAACGCGCCGTCAAGGAGGTCCAGGCGGTCCAGGACGTCTCGTTCTCGGTGCCGCACGGCAACGCCATCGGCATCATCGGCGCCAACGGCGCCGGCAAGTCCACGCTGATGCGCATGATCGCCGGCATCCTGCCGCCGACGAAGGGCCGCATCCAGGTCAACGGCCGGGTCAGCACGCTGCTGTCGCTCGGCGTCGGCTTCAACGCGGCGCTCACCGGCCGCGAGAACGTCGTCCTGGGCGGGCTGGCCGCGGGCCTGAGCCGCAAGGAGATCCAGGAGCGCTACGAAGAGATCGCCGACTTCGCCGAGATCGGCGAGTTCATCGACATGCCGATGCGCACCTACTCCTCCGGCATGTTCCAGCGCCTGGCGTTCTCCGTCGCCGTGCACATGGACCCCGACATCCTGCTCATCGACGAGGCACTGTCGGCCGGCGACGCCAAGTTCAAGCAGAAGGCCGCGGCCAAGATGAAGGACCTGGTGACGCACGCGCGCACCATGTTCCTCGTCAGCCACGCCCTCAGCAGCGTCCGCGACCTCTGCAACGACGCCGTGTGGCTGCACAAGGGCAAGCTGATGATGCGCGGCACCCCCAACGAGGTCATCGAGGCCTACAACACCTTCCTCAAGGTCGGCGAGGACGCCTTCAGCCTCGAGGACCTCTGA
- a CDS encoding glycosyltransferase: MAAPRVDVAIVSAGHDVADARLHKITAALRRAGLSVELAGLGDADGGPAGVRVRTEQRGGMARRAVRAAMLPWRSRARVLMTVDPDVVPMARAAASVRRCKVVVDIHEDYARLLSDRSWARGLIGIGARMIVHASTRLAAGADVTVVADDHIPPHQARRRLVVENLPDLQLLSPGPPDDRPRAVYIGDLRASRGLFDMVDAVAGAPAWTLDLIGPVAAADRDQLAARLAHPDVAGRVVLHGRQPPELAWQIARGAWAGLVFLRETPAFRQAMPTKLYEYLASGLPVLSTPLPRQTSVIRESGGGVLISGPAEAADVLRRWSDHPEELDDYRAAAAEWTERKLSERTPYDLLAETVAELLGQRSTVA, translated from the coding sequence GTGGCCGCACCACGTGTCGACGTCGCCATCGTGTCCGCCGGGCACGACGTCGCCGACGCGCGGCTGCACAAGATCACCGCGGCGCTGCGACGGGCCGGCCTGAGCGTCGAGCTGGCCGGCCTCGGTGACGCCGACGGCGGGCCGGCCGGCGTCCGCGTCCGCACCGAACAGCGCGGCGGCATGGCCCGGCGCGCCGTGCGGGCGGCCATGTTGCCGTGGCGCTCCCGCGCCCGCGTGCTGATGACCGTCGACCCCGACGTCGTCCCGATGGCCCGCGCCGCCGCGTCGGTGCGCCGCTGCAAGGTCGTCGTCGACATCCACGAGGACTACGCCCGGCTGCTGTCCGACCGGTCCTGGGCGCGCGGCCTCATCGGCATCGGCGCGCGCATGATCGTGCACGCCAGCACCCGCCTGGCCGCCGGCGCCGACGTCACCGTCGTGGCCGACGACCACATCCCGCCGCACCAGGCCCGCCGGCGCCTCGTCGTCGAGAACCTGCCCGACCTCCAGCTGCTCTCGCCCGGGCCGCCGGACGACCGTCCGCGCGCCGTCTACATCGGCGACCTCCGCGCCAGCCGCGGCCTGTTCGACATGGTCGACGCCGTCGCGGGGGCGCCCGCCTGGACGCTCGACCTCATCGGCCCGGTGGCCGCCGCCGACCGCGACCAGCTGGCCGCCCGGCTGGCCCACCCCGACGTCGCCGGCCGGGTCGTCCTGCACGGCCGGCAGCCACCGGAACTGGCCTGGCAGATCGCCCGCGGCGCCTGGGCCGGCCTGGTGTTCCTGCGCGAGACGCCGGCGTTCCGGCAGGCGATGCCGACCAAGCTGTACGAGTACCTCGCCAGCGGCCTGCCCGTACTGTCGACGCCGCTGCCCCGGCAGACCTCGGTCATCCGCGAGTCCGGCGGCGGCGTCCTCATCTCCGGCCCCGCCGAGGCCGCCGACGTCCTGCGCCGCTGGAGCGACCACCCCGAGGAACTGGACGACTACCGCGCGGCGGCCGCGGAGTGGACGGAGCGCAAGCTCAGCGAGCGCACCCCCTACGACCTCCTCGCCGAGACCGTCGCCGAACTGCTCGGTCAGCGTTCGACCGTGGCCTGA